The DNA region CTGCTGAAAAAGAATGATCATCAGACCTAGATGCCCCAACTTATAAACAGAGAACTCCAATGCAGGGGCGGTATTTAGATGAGCCTCGACTAACATCAGCCATGGGTATTAACAGCTTCCCAGGCCAAGTTCTTCGGGACGGGAAGGGCCATGTCCCAAGCCTGCTGGGCAGCATTCCTTAGCAGCCTAATGGTGGCCACATTGGCATCCAAGAAGGACAAACTCTTGTAAGGCAAATTGTGCTTCTTGCATAGTTCCTTCACAGTGGGAGAAATCTTCCTCAGCTGGGAACGGGGTAATCGGGGGAACAAATGATGCTCAAGTTGAAACTGCAGGCCACCATAGAACCAGTCCATCCAACTCGAGCACGAAATATCCACAGTACCAGCTGTCTGCTTCTCGAACCAATCGTTCCCAGTTGGTGGTCCAAGATAAGTATCTCCTGTGAAATGGTTCAAAGTGAACTGAATGTGCTGAAGTGCTGTCACTGCAAAGCTCGCCAACACAAACATAAACCTCTCCCTCCAATTAGGCAGACACGAAACAAGGAGAGGAAACCAAGTCCAGAAAACAAGGATTCCCATTATGTTCAAAGCTCTATCTGGGATGCTTCTCTTGGAGAACAGTAGCAAGAACGTCTGAATAAACAAGTTAACCCTTCCAACAATCATGATCGGGTAATATGTAAAATGCTGGTGGCTGACTAAAAATCTAGCCACAGCATCAAATGTCAGCTCTCTTCCATAAAAGGTTGACGTTATTGAATGAAAGAATTTCGTGGACACAGCAAACACCGGCATGTGCTGAAGATCGGGATCATAGTCAAGGCTGTTGCAGGCAATGTGGTGGGCATTGTGAGTCCATTTCCACCAAGCAATGCTGATCCCAGTCAGGCAATTTCCGGCCAGAAATTGTGCCATTTTGTTGTACCTGCGGCTCGACATAACCTGGTAATGCCCAGAGTCATGCCCTATATAGGCACCCTGAACCCAGAGGACCCCCAACAAACAACCGCAACCAAAATGAACCAACACACTCTCAGACTTCAACACACCATACACAACAAGGTAAAGCATAACCAGAATACTAATCACAGAGTAAAGAGCCACATGCCCTTTGTTTTCGAACAAACCGAGCTGGTTAAACTCGGAAGCAAGCTTCCTGTAATCCTTGGAGACCTCCGAGATCTCGAAATCTTTCAGATGGTACCCAGTGAAGAACTTTCCCAGGTACTTCCATGCGGACGGAGGATGGTAGGCAATGAATCCATCAGTGACGTCCTGGCCGGACATATTGAAGAGAATGGCATCCCCACCCGGGTGATCTTTCGCCCAATCAGTGATATTGTAAACCTTGCCCTGGATAGAGATCCACAAATCCGAAGGCTTGTTGTGCAGCTTCAGCTGCTCGACAGTAATGTACTTCTTCTCACCCTCCATTGTTGTCCAATCCTAATGAAATCCGATCCAAAAACAATCAGATTTCCAAACAAAGGATCCGGATATGGATCGGACAACACAAACGAATCAAACCCAGATAACCCTTCCGGATctgatttctgggttttgatacaaacacaaaagcaaagcaaaatcctgcagttttaatcaaaataaaaaacagcagaaatgcagagaaaagaaggagaaagattGAAGATTTCTTCCAGATTCAATCACAAACTAACAGTTACAGCAAAATACTGCAAGTAATAAAGCAAAATGCAGAACAAAGTATACTTAATATAGACAAAAAAGGAGAAAGATTGAACCTTTCCTCAAGCGTTTAGTCAAACACACGCTCTTCCCAGCAAAATACCTCCCCACTTTCCGAGCAATTAGAATAAAATGCTGAATGGGTAGACACCCACTTTCCAAATTTTCTCCAACTGCCCCCAAAGTCTTCTGGGTTTccagaagaaatttcaaaactgTCTCCAAGATATTTTCGAGCCTCTGCTGCGTTTTACAGCGCTAGTGTGCTTGTGTGAGAGAGAATATACCCGAAGAaaggagggagagggagagatagagacCCACTAATGGACAAAAGCCACAAAACAGGTTTAGTGAATCGGCACCCCTCGTCTCGTACACAACGCGCTGATGTGTGTGGAAAGTTGTATTTTCGCCAATGCCGGTATCATTGACCTGTGGCGGTGAAAAAACGAAGGAGGCAAGTTAAAGCGCGTTTTCTACCGT from Malus domestica chromosome 01, GDT2T_hap1 includes:
- the LOC103407115 gene encoding delta(8)-fatty-acid desaturase 1-like; this encodes MEGEKKYITVEQLKLHNKPSDLWISIQGKVYNITDWAKDHPGGDAILFNMSGQDVTDGFIAYHPPSAWKYLGKFFTGYHLKDFEISEVSKDYRKLASEFNQLGLFENKGHVALYSVISILVMLYLVVYGVLKSESVLVHFGCGCLLGVLWVQGAYIGHDSGHYQVMSSRRYNKMAQFLAGNCLTGISIAWWKWTHNAHHIACNSLDYDPDLQHMPVFAVSTKFFHSITSTFYGRELTFDAVARFLVSHQHFTYYPIMIVGRVNLFIQTFLLLFSKRSIPDRALNIMGILVFWTWFPLLVSCLPNWRERFMFVLASFAVTALQHIQFTLNHFTGDTYLGPPTGNDWFEKQTAGTVDISCSSWMDWFYGGLQFQLEHHLFPRLPRSQLRKISPTVKELCKKHNLPYKSLSFLDANVATIRLLRNAAQQAWDMALPVPKNLAWEAVNTHG